A single genomic interval of Helianthus annuus cultivar XRQ/B chromosome 6, HanXRQr2.0-SUNRISE, whole genome shotgun sequence harbors:
- the LOC110894051 gene encoding floral homeotic protein PMADS 2: MGRGKIEIKRIENTNNRQVTYSKRKNGIIKKAKEITVLCDANVSLVVYGSSGKMYEYCSPNTNLTDMLDRYQRLSGNKLWDAKHENLQIEIDRIKKENESMQIELRHLKGEDITSLNYEELIAFEDALENGLTHIREKKDEIPQIMRKHEQVLEEENKHLMYMVQQSEMAAMGDYQADGPFSFRVQPMQPNLHERM, from the exons ATGGGAAGAGGAAAGATAGAGATCAAGAGGATAGAGAACACAAACAACAGGCAAGTAACATACTCCAAAAGAAAGAATGGAATCATCAAAAAAGCTAAGGAGATTACTGTTCTCTGTGATGCTAATGTCTCTCTTGTTGTATATGGATCTTCTGGCAAGATGTATGAGTACTGCAGCCCCAATACCAA CTTGACTGACATGCTGGATAGATATCAAAGGCTTTCTGGAAATAAGTTGTGGGATGCTAAACATGAG AATTTGCAGATTGAaattgacagaatcaagaaagaGAATGAGAGCATGCAAATTGAGCTCAG GCACTTGAAAGGGGAAGATATAACATCTTTGAACTATGAAGAACTAATTGCATTTGAAGATGCACTTGAAAATGGACTTACCCACATTCGTGAGAAAAAG GATGAAATCCCCCAAATTATGAGGAAGCAT GAACAAGTTCTAGAGGAGGAGAATAAGCACCTAATGTATATGGTG CAACAAAGTGAAATGGCAGCAATGGGAGATTACCAAGCAGATGGACCCTTTTCTTTCCGTGTCCAACCGATGCAGCCGAACTTGCATGAGAGGATGTAG